The sequence AAGTTTTTGGCGCTCTACCGTAAAGCCAGCTGCCATTGCATGCCCACCACCTGCAAGTAAAAGACCGTCATTTTTAGCGGAAACTATTCCAGCTCCTATATCAACACCAACTACGGATCTTGCGGATGCTTTGCCAATATCTTTGTCAAAACTAATAACAGCAGTAGGTTTATTGTATTTTTCCTTGATGCGCCCGCAGACAATGCCGATAACTCCAGGGTGCCAGTTGTCACCGCATGCAAATATTAGGGGCTGGTTGCTAACTTTTTCCTCAACCTGCATGAAGGCTTCATCTAAAACCAGTTGCTCGATAGATTTTCTTTCGCTATTAAACTTATCAAGTTTCACAGCATACTCATATGCTTCTTCATAGGTATCGGCTGATAAAAGCTTCATACCGAGGTAAGATTCACCAACCCTACCGCCAGCATTTATTCTGGGACCTAGAACGTAGCCCAAATGATATGTGGAGGAGGGGCAGTCTATGCCTGCAACATCGGCAAGTGCGGTAATCCCTTTATTTGTACGGCTCGCCATGACCTTAAGTCCTTGCGCTACAAATGTGCGGTTAACGCCTGTAAGGGTCATCACGTCGCAGACTGTGCCAAGGGCAACAATATCAAGGAGTGAAAGTAAGTTTGGTTCTTTAACTGTATCAAAGTATCCTTTTTGCCTTAGTATTTTGTTAATGCCAACAAGTGCTAAAAAGCTAACCCCAACTGCTGCTAAATTTGTATGGGGCGATGTTTCATCAAAGCGGTTTGGGTTAACAATAGCTAAGGCTTTAGGAAATGTAACATCGCTTAAATGGTGGTCTATGACAATAACATCTGTACCAAGACTGCTTGCAACTTCAATAGGTTCAAAGGATAAAGTACCGCAATCAACCGTGATAATAAGCTTTACATCATTTTCAGCAAATTTGCGGAATGCATTAGAGTTAGGGCCATATCCTTCTTTTATACGGTCGGGAATGTATACTTCAAAGTTTGTATAGCCAATCATTTTGAAATATTTGGCAAATAATGCGCTAGATGTCGCGCCATCTACGTCATAATCACCAAAAACCACGATTTTTTCACCGTTATATATGCTATCAACTATTCTATTGGCAGCTTTTTCCATATCTTTTAAATGGAAAGGGTCAGGAAGATCGGTACGAATTTGTGGGTTTAAATAGTTATCTATTTTCTCAACATTATCATTACGAGCCAGAATAATGCGCGAAGATATATCGTTTAAGGCAAATTTTTGCATCAGAAACGCAAGACTTCTATCGTCCAGGTGTTTTTGTTGCCACTTTATTTTTCTAACAGATAACATATTTTAATTCTTTTGAAGTTGCCACATACTTACAGATGATACCGAAAGCAGG is a genomic window of Alphaproteobacteria bacterium 33-17 containing:
- a CDS encoding single-stranded-DNA-specific exonuclease RecJ yields the protein MLSVRKIKWQQKHLDDRSLAFLMQKFALNDISSRIILARNDNVEKIDNYLNPQIRTDLPDPFHLKDMEKAANRIVDSIYNGEKIVVFGDYDVDGATSSALFAKYFKMIGYTNFEVYIPDRIKEGYGPNSNAFRKFAENDVKLIITVDCGTLSFEPIEVASSLGTDVIVIDHHLSDVTFPKALAIVNPNRFDETSPHTNLAAVGVSFLALVGINKILRQKGYFDTVKEPNLLSLLDIVALGTVCDVMTLTGVNRTFVAQGLKVMASRTNKGITALADVAGIDCPSSTYHLGYVLGPRINAGGRVGESYLGMKLLSADTYEEAYEYAVKLDKFNSERKSIEQLVLDEAFMQVEEKVSNQPLIFACGDNWHPGVIGIVCGRIKEKYNKPTAVISFDKDIGKASARSVVGVDIGAGIVSAKNDGLLLAGGGHAMAAGFTVERQKLDDLYMYLAEKVASANLSEEFVMCYDADIAVTGVNLELAKLIKIAEPYGNGNHEPLFKINNVRIAKADVLKGSTVRVLLADSQMSSSLVKAMAFRAADSEIGRFLLTHKGTCDIIGKISVSTWNGRESAEFFIEDCIQN